A single window of Tepidamorphus gemmatus DNA harbors:
- a CDS encoding NAD(P)H-dependent glycerol-3-phosphate dehydrogenase, which translates to MIAIGTVGIIGAGAWGTALAQTAALAGRSVVLWARDERTAWAINARHENPRRLPGVVLQPGIRATADIAEACHADALVLAVPAQALRNVAAGLTAHLGAAMPVVIAAKGIERTSGAFLVDVLAEVLPAAVPAVLSGPSFAADVARGLPTAVTLAAADAGLAAALVSALGHAAFRPYSSTDLTGVQIGGAVKNVLAIACGIVVGRALGASAQAALIARGFAEMSRFGHALGARPETLAGLSGLGDLVLTATNAQSRNFSFGLALGRGDDTEALLTDGAAVTEGVWTAPAVVARAAGLGVEMPICAAVAAVVTGRIGLDDAIEGLMSRPLRPEG; encoded by the coding sequence ATGATCGCGATCGGGACTGTCGGCATCATCGGTGCCGGAGCCTGGGGCACGGCGCTGGCCCAGACGGCGGCGCTTGCCGGGCGCAGCGTGGTGCTGTGGGCACGTGATGAGCGCACCGCCTGGGCGATCAACGCCCGCCATGAGAACCCGCGCCGGCTGCCCGGCGTCGTGCTGCAGCCGGGGATTCGGGCAACCGCCGACATCGCCGAGGCCTGCCACGCCGATGCCCTCGTGCTGGCGGTGCCCGCGCAGGCGCTGCGCAATGTCGCGGCCGGATTGACCGCACATCTTGGTGCGGCCATGCCGGTGGTAATCGCCGCCAAGGGGATCGAGCGGACGAGCGGCGCCTTCCTAGTCGATGTGCTGGCCGAGGTTCTGCCGGCAGCGGTTCCGGCGGTGCTTTCCGGGCCGAGCTTCGCGGCCGACGTGGCGCGCGGCCTGCCGACCGCCGTCACGCTCGCCGCGGCCGACGCGGGGCTTGCGGCGGCTCTCGTCAGCGCGCTCGGTCATGCCGCCTTCCGGCCCTATTCCTCCACCGATCTCACCGGCGTGCAGATCGGCGGAGCGGTCAAGAACGTGCTGGCGATCGCGTGCGGCATCGTGGTCGGGCGGGCGCTGGGGGCGAGCGCCCAGGCGGCGCTGATCGCGCGCGGTTTCGCCGAGATGAGCCGCTTCGGCCATGCCCTCGGCGCCCGCCCCGAGACGCTGGCCGGCCTCTCCGGACTCGGCGATCTGGTGCTGACGGCGACGAATGCCCAGTCGCGCAACTTCTCCTTCGGCCTCGCGCTCGGGCGCGGCGACGATACCGAGGCCCTGCTGACCGACGGCGCGGCGGTGACCGAGGGGGTCTGGACCGCGCCGGCCGTGGTGGCCCGCGCTGCCGGCCTTGGCGTCGAGATGCCGATCTGTGCGGCGGTGGCTGCCGTCGTCACCGGACGGATCGGCCTCGATGATGCGATCGAGGGACTGATGTCCCGCCCGTTGCGCCCGGAGGGCTGA
- a CDS encoding COG4223 family protein yields MIAAGLIGALVSLAIYLGLYYGGILPRDLSTAIDGLAVRTHDLDRRVASLEAAAARTPRRDVTRELATQLQALETAFKEMGADPRNTLVRRVRTLEESLAALAAKVEAVPADVGTRLQTVEDWVALLDTEHPQETSPGPNALAERLAAVEQRVAALQASGAPGSAAVTSAVDRTNPDMDSAETSAAETPAATADPTPAAANVHADVVDRLAARMAALEQRLAEVAGALDTVRSEAGETAAARVAELESEITALKGDVETLRGALASADRQIETKIAAVERTIDQRTAAESRAAAAALALAALQRAVDSGRAYQDELQVLRRVAPKDIDIPVLEARAATGVPTPAALRNAFSTLAGNILQAGSGADDGRLVSRLLSGAQSLVRIRPTGRAEGDSRGAILARIEMALADDDLAEAERQWNMLDEAAKSASAAWAADLVARVGAEQELEHLSARLGAAVAGN; encoded by the coding sequence GTGATCGCCGCGGGTCTGATCGGCGCGCTGGTATCGCTGGCGATCTATCTGGGACTCTATTACGGCGGTATCCTGCCGCGCGACCTGTCGACGGCGATCGACGGGCTGGCCGTGCGGACTCACGATCTCGACCGTCGGGTCGCCTCGCTGGAGGCCGCCGCGGCCCGGACACCGCGCCGCGACGTGACGCGCGAACTCGCAACGCAGCTGCAGGCGCTCGAGACCGCGTTCAAGGAGATGGGCGCCGATCCCAGGAACACGCTGGTGCGGCGCGTACGGACGCTCGAGGAGTCGCTGGCGGCCCTGGCGGCGAAGGTGGAGGCCGTACCGGCCGATGTCGGCACGCGCCTGCAGACGGTCGAGGACTGGGTCGCGCTGCTCGACACCGAGCACCCGCAGGAGACCTCGCCGGGGCCGAATGCGCTGGCCGAGCGGCTCGCCGCTGTCGAGCAACGGGTGGCTGCCCTTCAGGCGAGCGGTGCGCCGGGCAGCGCGGCCGTGACGTCGGCGGTCGATCGTACCAACCCGGACATGGACAGCGCCGAGACGTCTGCCGCCGAGACGCCTGCCGCCACCGCCGACCCGACGCCTGCGGCAGCGAACGTCCATGCCGATGTGGTCGACAGGCTCGCCGCGCGCATGGCCGCCCTCGAGCAACGTCTGGCGGAAGTGGCCGGAGCGCTCGACACGGTGCGTTCCGAGGCAGGTGAGACCGCCGCCGCGCGGGTGGCGGAGCTCGAGTCCGAGATCACCGCACTGAAGGGCGACGTCGAGACCCTGCGCGGCGCGCTGGCATCGGCCGACCGCCAGATCGAGACGAAGATCGCCGCCGTCGAGCGAACGATCGACCAGCGCACGGCAGCCGAATCGCGGGCCGCTGCCGCGGCGCTCGCGCTCGCCGCGTTGCAGCGGGCCGTCGACAGCGGCAGGGCCTACCAGGACGAGCTTCAGGTGCTCAGGCGCGTCGCCCCCAAGGACATCGACATTCCGGTGCTGGAGGCGCGGGCGGCGACTGGCGTGCCGACTCCCGCCGCGCTGCGGAACGCTTTCTCAACGCTCGCCGGGAATATTCTGCAGGCAGGCTCCGGCGCCGACGATGGCCGGCTGGTTAGCCGGCTGCTGTCGGGCGCACAGTCCCTGGTCCGCATCCGGCCGACCGGCAGGGCCGAGGGCGACAGCCGCGGGGCGATCCTCGCACGCATCGAGATGGCGCTCGCGGACGACGATCTGGCGGAGGCGGAGCGGCAGTGGAACATGCTCGACGAAGCCGCCAAGTCGGCATCCGCTGCCTGGGCGGCGGATCTGGTCGCCCGGGTCGGGGCGGAGCAGGAACTGGAGCACCTGTCGGCGCGGCTCGGAGCTGCCGTCGCAGGCAACTGA
- a CDS encoding EVE domain-containing protein, producing MAYWLFKSEPGTWSWDDQVRAGAKGTPWDGVRNYQARNNMRAMAVGDLGFFYHSVDEKRIVGIVKVIAPIHPDPTDTTGTWECVDIAAVEPLPRPVSLDDIKAAPDLAGMVLVKNSRLSVQPVSAAEWTAICRMGGLA from the coding sequence ATGGCCTACTGGCTGTTCAAGTCGGAGCCCGGCACCTGGTCCTGGGACGATCAAGTCAGGGCCGGAGCGAAGGGCACGCCCTGGGACGGGGTGCGCAACTATCAGGCGCGCAACAACATGCGGGCGATGGCGGTCGGTGATCTCGGCTTCTTCTACCACTCGGTGGACGAGAAGAGGATCGTCGGGATCGTCAAGGTGATCGCGCCGATCCATCCCGACCCCACCGACACCACCGGCACGTGGGAGTGCGTCGACATCGCCGCCGTCGAGCCGCTGCCGCGGCCAGTCTCTCTCGACGACATCAAGGCGGCGCCGGATCTGGCCGGGATGGTGCTCGTGAAGAACTCGCGGCTGTCGGTCCAGCCGGTCAGCGCGGCGGAATGGACGGCGATCTGCCGGATGGGCGGGCTGGCATGA
- the hemC gene encoding hydroxymethylbilane synthase, whose product MDVTLRIATRGSPLALAQAREVAARLAAAHGPRDGASEILVLKTTGDRILDRPLSEAGGKGLFTKEIEEALIDGRADIAVHSAKDVPTWLPDGLVLSAVLEREDVRDAFVSRIAGCLEELPAGAMVGTASLRRQALVRRLRPDLKVVSLRGNVQTRLSKLEAGEVQATLLALAGLKRLGAAHAATALFDPEAFPPALGQGAIAIETRADDAATNRLVAAIDHPPTAAALACERAFLAVLDGSCRTPIAGHARIRDGVLAFRGLVLSPDGQTAFEAEACGAPSEAEAIGRRAGEDIIGRAGEEFLEALRAAT is encoded by the coding sequence ATCGACGTGACCCTCCGTATAGCCACCCGAGGCAGCCCTCTCGCCCTCGCCCAAGCCCGCGAGGTCGCTGCCCGGCTCGCCGCCGCGCATGGTCCTCGCGACGGCGCGAGCGAGATCCTCGTGCTGAAGACGACCGGCGACCGCATCCTCGACCGACCGCTGTCGGAGGCCGGCGGCAAGGGCCTCTTCACCAAGGAGATCGAGGAGGCGCTGATCGACGGACGCGCCGACATCGCCGTCCACTCGGCCAAGGACGTGCCGACCTGGCTGCCGGACGGCCTTGTGCTGTCGGCGGTTCTGGAGCGCGAGGACGTACGCGACGCCTTTGTCAGCCGCATCGCCGGCTGCCTCGAGGAGCTTCCGGCAGGAGCGATGGTCGGTACGGCCTCGCTGCGCCGGCAGGCGCTGGTCAGGCGGCTGCGCCCGGATCTGAAGGTAGTGAGCCTGCGCGGCAATGTGCAGACCCGGCTCAGCAAGCTCGAGGCGGGTGAGGTCCAGGCGACGCTGCTCGCGCTTGCCGGCCTGAAGCGGCTTGGCGCGGCCCACGCGGCCACGGCGCTGTTCGACCCCGAAGCGTTCCCGCCCGCACTCGGCCAGGGCGCGATCGCGATCGAGACCCGCGCCGACGACGCGGCAACCAATCGTCTCGTCGCCGCCATCGACCACCCGCCGACGGCGGCCGCGCTCGCCTGCGAGCGGGCCTTCCTCGCGGTCCTGGACGGCTCCTGCCGTACGCCGATCGCCGGTCACGCCCGCATCCGCGATGGAGTCCTGGCATTCCGCGGATTGGTCCTCAGTCCCGACGGGCAGACCGCGTTCGAGGCCGAGGCGTGCGGTGCCCCGTCGGAGGCCGAGGCGATCGGCCGCCGGGCGGGGGAGGACATCATCGGTCGGGCCGGGGAGGAGTTTCTCGAGGCGCTGAGGGCTGCGACGTGA
- the tsaD gene encoding tRNA (adenosine(37)-N6)-threonylcarbamoyltransferase complex transferase subunit TsaD: protein MRVLGIETSCDETAAAVVERQPDGSGRILANVVLSQLEEHAAFGGVVPEIAARAHVEALDRLIAQAMAEAGCGFAGLDGIAATAGPGLIGGLLVGLMTGKAIAAAAGKPLVAVNHLEAHALTARLTDAVAFPYLVLLVTGGHTQIVAVEALGRYRCWGTTIDDAVGEAFDKVAKMLGLGWPGGPAVERQAAEGDPDRFAFPRPLAGRPGCDFSFSGLKTAVRIEAQRLQPLDDRDVADICAGFQAAVVETLADRTAAALHRFRAGYGPHPTLVVAGGVAANQAVRARLVELAGRHDARLFAPPLALCGDNAAMVAWAGAERLAAGLADGMDTPARARWPLEEIGSP, encoded by the coding sequence ATGCGGGTGCTCGGCATCGAGACGAGTTGCGACGAGACGGCCGCCGCCGTCGTGGAGCGGCAGCCGGACGGAAGCGGTCGCATTCTCGCCAATGTGGTGCTCAGTCAGCTCGAGGAGCATGCCGCCTTCGGCGGCGTGGTGCCGGAGATCGCCGCGCGTGCCCATGTCGAGGCGCTCGACCGCCTGATCGCGCAGGCGATGGCCGAGGCCGGCTGCGGCTTCGCCGGTCTCGACGGCATCGCGGCCACGGCCGGACCCGGCCTGATCGGCGGGCTGCTGGTCGGCCTGATGACCGGCAAGGCCATTGCGGCTGCCGCCGGAAAGCCGCTCGTCGCCGTCAATCACCTCGAGGCGCATGCGCTGACCGCACGGCTCACCGACGCCGTCGCCTTCCCTTATCTCGTGCTGCTGGTCACCGGGGGGCACACCCAGATCGTCGCCGTGGAGGCGCTCGGCCGCTACCGGTGCTGGGGCACGACCATCGACGACGCGGTCGGCGAGGCCTTCGACAAGGTCGCCAAGATGCTCGGTCTCGGCTGGCCGGGCGGGCCGGCGGTCGAGCGCCAGGCGGCCGAGGGCGACCCCGACCGGTTCGCCTTCCCCCGCCCGTTGGCCGGACGCCCGGGGTGCGACTTCTCCTTCTCCGGGCTCAAGACCGCGGTCCGGATCGAGGCGCAACGGCTGCAGCCGCTCGACGACCGTGACGTTGCCGACATCTGCGCGGGCTTCCAGGCAGCCGTGGTCGAAACGCTCGCCGACCGGACCGCTGCCGCGCTCCACCGCTTCCGGGCCGGGTACGGGCCGCACCCGACGCTGGTGGTCGCCGGCGGCGTCGCCGCCAACCAGGCGGTGCGCGCGCGGCTGGTCGAACTTGCCGGCCGTCACGACGCCCGTCTCTTCGCGCCGCCGCTCGCACTGTGCGGCGACAATGCCGCCATGGTCGCTTGGGCCGGCGCCGAACGGCTTGCCGCCGGTCTTGCCGACGGGATGGATACGCCGGCACGCGCCCGTTGGCCGCTCGAGGAGATCGGCTCGCCATGA
- a CDS encoding heme biosynthesis protein HemY: MIRVALYILVVGAIAAGTAWLADRPGEVVLTWQGWQVETTVMVALIALIVLVVALMLLWWLVRLIIGGPGAVSGYFRSRRRTRGYQAISKGMIAVGAGDARLARHYANESRRLMRNEPLALLLEAQAAQLNGDRAAARRVFETMIGRPETEMLGLRGLYIEAQRDGDLETARLCVVRAAERGPGIAWAASALFDMQTRDGDWAGALATLERNVGHGLIDKKQAKRARAVLLTAQALEHEARDAPETALTLALEAHKLAPELVPAAVVAARQSAAMGNPRQATKIIEKTWRLSPHPDLAEVYAHARAGDSARDRLKRAKTLLSKMPNNVEGRIGVAVAAIEARDWSQAREALEPIARSRPSQRVCLLMAEIAEGETGDAGLVREWLARAVRAPRDPAWVADGYVSERWAPVSPVTGRLDAFEWKVPMEVLGVDADRDGDRDADSRQLPAGVAGPLLAARTATPDDVEPGAAAAVDTTIAPASATAAGEIVSEGAEAVEPADRSPVASAASAADVVPDSPRRGPAETGAGPVPAEPVDATGVNETPPVAAAAAASHVTATDIAANPQVAAAPDRPSATTVAAAAAPAAVLPVQPPAPPAAEAVADPDTPAPGGVLDAGGFPARLPDDPGPLADVEDGAPEPAPKRRFGLFGSHRA; the protein is encoded by the coding sequence ATGATCCGGGTCGCGCTCTACATCCTCGTCGTCGGCGCCATTGCCGCTGGCACAGCCTGGCTCGCCGACCGCCCCGGCGAGGTCGTGCTCACCTGGCAGGGCTGGCAGGTCGAGACGACGGTGATGGTCGCGCTGATCGCGCTGATCGTCCTCGTCGTCGCGCTGATGCTCTTGTGGTGGCTGGTGCGGCTGATCATCGGCGGGCCGGGTGCGGTCTCCGGCTACTTCCGGTCGCGACGCAGGACGAGAGGCTACCAGGCCATCTCGAAGGGCATGATCGCGGTCGGCGCCGGCGACGCGCGCCTCGCGCGCCATTACGCCAACGAATCGCGCAGGCTGATGCGCAACGAACCGCTGGCACTCCTGCTCGAGGCACAGGCAGCCCAGCTCAACGGCGACCGCGCCGCCGCGCGCAGGGTCTTCGAGACGATGATCGGGCGGCCGGAGACGGAAATGCTCGGCCTGCGGGGACTCTACATCGAGGCGCAGCGGGACGGCGATCTCGAGACGGCGCGGCTGTGCGTCGTGCGTGCGGCGGAGCGCGGTCCGGGCATCGCCTGGGCGGCGTCGGCGCTGTTCGACATGCAGACCCGCGACGGCGACTGGGCCGGCGCGCTGGCGACACTGGAGCGCAACGTCGGCCATGGTCTGATCGACAAGAAGCAGGCGAAACGGGCACGTGCGGTGCTGCTGACCGCGCAGGCGCTCGAACACGAGGCGCGCGACGCGCCGGAGACCGCGCTGACGCTGGCGCTCGAGGCGCACAAGCTCGCGCCGGAGCTGGTGCCGGCGGCGGTGGTCGCGGCGCGGCAGTCGGCGGCCATGGGCAATCCCAGGCAGGCAACCAAGATCATCGAGAAGACCTGGCGGCTGTCGCCGCACCCCGATCTCGCCGAGGTCTATGCGCATGCCCGCGCCGGAGATTCCGCTCGCGACCGGCTGAAGCGCGCGAAGACGCTGTTGTCGAAGATGCCGAACAACGTCGAGGGGCGGATCGGTGTCGCGGTGGCGGCGATCGAGGCGCGCGACTGGTCGCAGGCGCGCGAGGCCCTGGAACCGATCGCGCGGTCGCGCCCGAGCCAGCGCGTCTGTCTGCTGATGGCCGAGATCGCCGAGGGCGAGACCGGCGACGCAGGGCTCGTGCGCGAATGGCTGGCGCGCGCGGTCAGGGCACCGCGCGACCCCGCCTGGGTGGCCGACGGCTATGTCTCCGAGCGCTGGGCGCCGGTCTCGCCGGTGACCGGGCGGCTCGATGCCTTCGAATGGAAGGTGCCGATGGAGGTGCTCGGCGTCGACGCCGACCGCGACGGAGACCGCGACGCCGACTCGCGGCAATTGCCCGCCGGCGTGGCCGGTCCGCTGCTCGCGGCAAGGACCGCAACGCCGGATGACGTCGAGCCGGGCGCGGCGGCCGCTGTGGACACCACGATCGCGCCGGCATCGGCCACGGCAGCCGGCGAGATCGTCTCCGAAGGCGCGGAGGCGGTCGAACCGGCCGACAGGTCGCCCGTCGCGTCCGCCGCGTCGGCTGCCGACGTTGTGCCGGACTCACCGCGCCGCGGCCCGGCCGAGACCGGCGCCGGACCGGTGCCTGCCGAGCCGGTGGACGCGACCGGCGTGAACGAGACGCCGCCGGTTGCGGCCGCCGCGGCTGCTTCGCACGTGACTGCGACGGACATCGCCGCCAACCCGCAGGTGGCCGCCGCGCCGGACCGGCCGTCGGCCACGACCGTCGCTGCGGCCGCAGCGCCCGCTGCCGTCTTGCCCGTACAGCCCCCGGCGCCGCCGGCCGCGGAGGCCGTCGCCGATCCGGACACGCCCGCGCCGGGCGGCGTCCTCGACGCAGGCGGCTTTCCGGCCCGTCTGCCCGACGATC
- a CDS encoding class I SAM-dependent methyltransferase, producing the protein MDGDLPDGRAGMTARPVAPDGMARRSFVLDNTALLPVPLCPEILLHVADEALALWQRTEQELDEIGLPAPFWAFAWAGGQALARHVLDHRDTVAGRHVLDLGAGSGLVGIAAMRAGAASVTAIDPDPWAIAAIGLNAAANGVNVTAVEGDGLDGEASGFDVVLIGDLFYEQPLAERLLAFVERAHRGGAAILIGDPGRSYLPRHRLVRLAEYSVPTTRALEDSEIKRTAVWSPGWPAR; encoded by the coding sequence ATGGACGGCGATCTGCCGGATGGGCGGGCTGGCATGACAGCCCGGCCGGTTGCGCCGGATGGCATGGCGCGGCGCAGCTTCGTCCTCGACAATACCGCGTTGCTGCCGGTGCCGCTCTGTCCCGAGATCCTGCTTCATGTCGCCGACGAGGCGCTGGCGCTTTGGCAAAGGACGGAACAGGAGCTCGACGAGATCGGGCTTCCGGCGCCGTTCTGGGCATTCGCCTGGGCCGGCGGACAGGCACTCGCCCGGCATGTCCTGGATCATCGCGACACGGTCGCCGGCCGACATGTGCTCGATCTCGGCGCGGGATCCGGGCTGGTCGGGATCGCGGCAATGCGGGCCGGTGCCGCCAGCGTCACCGCGATCGATCCGGATCCCTGGGCGATTGCCGCCATCGGCCTCAACGCGGCGGCCAACGGCGTGAACGTGACGGCCGTCGAGGGTGACGGCCTTGACGGCGAAGCGTCCGGATTCGATGTCGTGCTGATCGGCGACCTGTTCTACGAGCAGCCGCTGGCGGAACGTCTGCTGGCCTTCGTCGAGCGCGCGCATCGCGGTGGCGCGGCGATCCTGATCGGCGATCCGGGCCGCAGCTATCTGCCCCGGCATCGTCTCGTCCGCCTCGCCGAGTACTCGGTGCCGACGACGCGGGCGCTCGAGGATTCCGAGATCAAGCGAACGGCGGTCTGGTCGCCGGGCTGGCCTGCTCGGTAA
- a CDS encoding uroporphyrinogen-III synthase, translating into MTVLVVRPQADADRTIARLAARGITAIAAPASRIVPVAATVPESCAATAITSANAVPAIAAEPRLRTLPLYAVGDRTAAAARAAGFAGAVSAGGGVGDLAAMILARQRPSDGTILYASGRDTAGDLEGRLRRAGFDVRRVVVYEAAAADALPAAAVEAVGSGRVTAVLLYSARAARLFGELAARAGLRDRLAHVPGVCLSPGVADMAKAAGFGHVRAADSPDEDALIAALEACLAGR; encoded by the coding sequence GTGACGGTGCTGGTGGTGCGGCCGCAGGCGGATGCGGACCGCACGATCGCGCGGCTGGCGGCGCGCGGCATCACGGCGATCGCCGCGCCGGCGAGCCGCATCGTGCCGGTGGCCGCCACCGTGCCGGAAAGCTGTGCCGCGACGGCGATCACCAGCGCCAATGCGGTTCCGGCGATCGCGGCTGAGCCACGCCTCAGGACCCTGCCGCTCTATGCCGTCGGCGACCGCACCGCCGCTGCCGCGCGCGCGGCCGGGTTCGCCGGCGCCGTCTCCGCCGGCGGCGGGGTCGGCGATCTCGCCGCAATGATCCTCGCCCGGCAACGCCCGTCCGACGGGACGATCCTTTATGCGAGCGGCCGCGACACGGCCGGCGATCTCGAGGGCAGGCTGCGCCGTGCCGGCTTCGACGTGCGCAGGGTGGTGGTCTACGAGGCCGCCGCGGCGGACGCCCTTCCGGCAGCAGCGGTCGAGGCCGTCGGCAGCGGCCGCGTCACCGCCGTGCTGCTCTATTCGGCCCGCGCCGCGAGGCTGTTCGGCGAGCTGGCCGCGCGCGCCGGCCTGCGCGACCGGCTCGCCCATGTCCCGGGCGTCTGCCTGTCGCCGGGCGTCGCGGACATGGCGAAGGCGGCGGGTTTCGGCCATGTCCGCGCCGCAGACTCGCCCGACGAGGATGCTCTCATCGCAGCGCTGGAGGCCTGTCTCGCCGGCCGCTGA
- a CDS encoding DUF1761 domain-containing protein translates to MTFTGINYLAVVVAAAVGFGAGAVWYRVFGTAWLAALGRNAQDVRPKPGPFVIAGIAQLLMAYMLAGVLGHMGSVTMQNGIVGAAFIWLGFVATTIVVSDSFQGAKPTLSVIDAGHWLVVLVLMGAVIGLFGV, encoded by the coding sequence ATGACGTTCACCGGGATCAACTATCTCGCCGTCGTGGTGGCTGCCGCGGTCGGCTTCGGTGCCGGCGCGGTGTGGTATCGGGTGTTCGGCACGGCGTGGCTGGCGGCGCTCGGACGGAACGCTCAGGACGTCAGGCCGAAGCCTGGTCCGTTCGTGATCGCCGGCATCGCCCAGCTGCTGATGGCCTACATGCTGGCCGGCGTGCTGGGCCACATGGGCAGCGTCACGATGCAGAACGGCATCGTCGGTGCGGCCTTCATCTGGCTGGGCTTCGTCGCGACCACCATCGTCGTCAGCGATTCCTTCCAGGGCGCCAAACCGACGTTGAGCGTCATCGATGCCGGGCACTGGCTCGTCGTGCTGGTGCTGATGGGCGCCGTGATCGGCCTGTTCGGGGTATGA
- the acs gene encoding acetate--CoA ligase, whose amino-acid sequence MSDVIPVPDAWARRAYVDEAGYREMYRRSVEDPNAFWAEHGKRIDWIKPFSKVKNTSYDPHNVSIRWFEDGTLNVAANCIDRHLATRGDQVAIIWEGDDPKDDAKITYRELHGHVCRFANVLKKLGAKKGDRITVYLPMIPEAAYAMLACARIGAIHSVVFGGFSPDSLAGRINDCQSSIVITADEGLRGGRKVPLKANTDEALKKCPSVEKVVVVRRTGGAIGWTAGRDVWLHEEAGTVSADCPPEEMNAEDPLFILYTSGSTGKPKGVLHTSGGYLVYASMTHQYVFDYHDGDIYWCTADVGWVTGHSYIVYGPLANGATTLMFEGVPNHPTASRFWEVCDKHKVNIFYTAPTAIRALMGAGEAWVRKTDRSSLRLLGSVGEPINPEAWLWYYNVVGDGRCPIVDTWWQTETGGIMITPLPGATPLKPGSATRPFFGVQPAIVDAEGRELSGPAEGNLVILDSWPGQMRTVYGDHDRFVQTYFSTYKGMYFTGDGCRRDADGYYWITGRVDDVINVSGHRMGTAEVESALVAHPKVSEAAVVGYPHDIKGQGIYAYVTLMAGEEPTEELRQELVAWVRKEIGPIASPDLIQWAPGLPKTRSGKIMRRILRKIAEDDFANLGDTSTLADPAVVDDLIRNRQNRRSGT is encoded by the coding sequence ATGTCCGACGTGATCCCGGTTCCCGACGCCTGGGCCAGGCGCGCCTATGTGGACGAGGCTGGCTATCGGGAAATGTACCGGCGGTCGGTGGAGGATCCGAACGCCTTCTGGGCCGAACACGGCAAGCGCATCGACTGGATCAAGCCGTTCAGCAAGGTCAAGAACACCTCCTACGACCCGCACAACGTCTCGATCAGATGGTTCGAGGACGGCACGCTCAACGTTGCCGCCAACTGCATCGACCGGCATCTGGCAACGCGTGGCGACCAGGTGGCGATCATCTGGGAGGGCGACGATCCGAAGGACGACGCCAAGATCACCTACCGGGAGCTGCATGGGCATGTCTGCCGCTTCGCCAACGTGCTGAAGAAGCTCGGGGCGAAGAAGGGCGACCGGATCACCGTCTACCTGCCGATGATCCCGGAAGCGGCCTACGCGATGCTCGCCTGCGCGCGGATCGGTGCGATCCACTCGGTGGTGTTCGGCGGCTTCTCGCCGGATTCGCTCGCCGGGCGCATCAATGACTGCCAGTCCAGCATCGTCATCACCGCCGACGAGGGCCTGCGCGGCGGCCGCAAGGTGCCGCTCAAGGCCAACACCGACGAGGCGCTCAAGAAGTGCCCGTCGGTCGAGAAGGTGGTCGTGGTGCGCCGGACCGGCGGCGCGATCGGCTGGACCGCGGGCCGCGACGTCTGGCTGCACGAGGAAGCCGGGACGGTTTCCGCCGACTGCCCGCCCGAGGAAATGAACGCCGAAGACCCGCTGTTCATCCTCTACACGTCCGGGTCGACCGGCAAGCCGAAGGGCGTTCTGCATACCTCCGGCGGCTATCTCGTCTACGCCTCGATGACGCATCAGTACGTCTTCGACTACCACGACGGCGACATCTACTGGTGCACCGCGGATGTCGGCTGGGTGACCGGCCACAGCTACATCGTCTACGGGCCGCTCGCCAACGGCGCCACGACGCTGATGTTCGAGGGTGTCCCCAACCATCCGACCGCGTCGCGGTTCTGGGAGGTGTGCGACAAGCACAAGGTCAACATCTTCTACACCGCTCCGACCGCGATCCGCGCGCTGATGGGTGCCGGCGAGGCGTGGGTCAGGAAGACCGACCGCTCCTCGCTGCGGCTGCTCGGTTCGGTGGGCGAGCCGATCAACCCCGAGGCGTGGCTGTGGTACTACAACGTGGTCGGCGACGGGCGCTGCCCGATCGTCGACACCTGGTGGCAGACCGAGACCGGCGGCATCATGATCACGCCGCTGCCCGGCGCCACGCCGCTCAAGCCCGGCTCGGCAACGCGGCCGTTCTTCGGCGTGCAGCCGGCGATCGTCGATGCGGAGGGTCGGGAACTGTCCGGCCCCGCCGAGGGCAATCTGGTGATCCTCGATTCCTGGCCCGGCCAGATGCGCACCGTCTATGGCGATCACGATCGCTTCGTGCAGACCTACTTCTCCACGTACAAGGGCATGTACTTCACCGGAGACGGTTGCCGGCGCGATGCCGACGGCTACTACTGGATCACCGGCCGGGTCGACGACGTGATCAACGTCTCGGGGCACCGCATGGGAACCGCCGAGGTCGAATCCGCCCTCGTCGCGCATCCCAAGGTCTCGGAGGCTGCCGTGGTCGGCTACCCGCACGACATCAAGGGCCAGGGCATCTACGCCTACGTCACCCTGATGGCCGGCGAGGAACCGACCGAGGAGTTGCGCCAGGAACTCGTCGCCTGGGTGCGCAAGGAGATCGGCCCGATCGCCTCGCCGGACCTGATCCAGTGGGCGCCCGGCCTGCCGAAGACCCGCTCCGGCAAGATCATGCGCCGCATCCTCCGCAAGATCGCCGAGGACGACTTCGCCAATCTCGGCGATACCTCGACACTGGCCGATCCGGCCGTTGTCGACGATCTGATCCGCAACCGCCAGAACCGGAGGTCCGGTACCTGA